TACTTCGGCTGCGGCGCACTGAACGGATTGTGCGTAAAGGTCCAACCGCCTTCGTCGGTCTTTTCGAAGAACGGAAAATCAACGACCCAGCAGAAAGCCAGCTCGTTCGGATCATCCTTGTTGACGCGCAGGTCCGGCTTGTCGTTGCCATACTTCGCCACGGCCTCGGCGTAAGTGAGGCGCGGGAACGGCGTCTGAGTGATCTTCTTCTCGGGCGTGACGGTCCGAACGACGTCGAGTGCCAACTCTTCGACCAGGCGCATCACGTCCTCCTGCTCGACGAACGACATCTCGAGATCCACCTGGGTGAACTCAGGCTGGCGGTCGCCGCGCTGATCCTCGTCGCGGAAACAGCGCGCCACCTGGAAATAACGTTCCAGGCCGGCGACCATCAGGAGCTGCTTGAACTGCTGCGGCGACTGCGGCAAGACGTAATATTTTCCGGCGTGCAAGCGCGATGGCACGATGTATTCGCGCGAACCTTCCGGCGTGCCCTTGGTCAGGCATGGTGTCTCGACCTCGATGAAATTATTCTTGTGCAAAAAATCGCGGAACTGAGTCGTGACCTTGTCGCGCAGGATCAGGTTGCGCTGCATCCGCTCGGTGCGCAGGTCGAGATAGCGGTACTTGAGCCGCAGTTCCTCGCTCACCGGCATTGTGTCCTTGTCCAGCTCGAACGGCGGCGTCTTGGACTCGTTCAGGATCTCGAGATCGGCGGCGGATAATTCGATGCCGCCGGTGGCCAGCTTCGGATTACGCATCTTCTCCGGCCGCTCACTGACCTTGCCTTTGATGGTCACGACGAATTCCGGGCGCAAGGCGTTGGCTTTGGCCACGACATCCTTGCTCCAGAAGACGACCTGTAAAAGGCCGGTCCGGTCGCGCAGGTCGATGAAGATGAGCTTGCCCATGTCGCGCCGGGCATGCACCCAGCCGGAGACCTCGACCTCCTGGCCGACCCGATTCACCAATTCGCCGATCATTGTTCTTGCCATAGTTCGTGCGCTTCGCTTAGAAGGGAAATATCCGTTACGGCTGCAGACGGCTCAGCATCCGGGGGAACGGCGTCGTTTCGCGCACGTGCTCCAGGCCGCAGATCCAAGCCACGGTCCGTTCGAGACCGATGCCGAAACCGGAATGCGGCACGGAACCGTAACGGCGGATGTCCAGGTACCAGCTGAAAGCCTCTTTCGGCAGCTTGTGTTCTTCGATGCGAGCCTCCAGCAGTTTCAGATCGTCGATGCGCTGCGAACCGCCGATGACCTCGCCATAGCCCTCCGGCGCCAACATGTCGTTATTGAGCGCGCGATCCGGCTCGTTCGGATCCGGTTTCATGTAGAACGCCTTGATCTCGGTCGGGTAATGATGGACGAAGATCGGCTTGTCGAATTTCTTGGTGAGGATGGTCTCGTCGTCGCCGCCGAAATCGTCGCGCTCCTTGATGTCGGAACCGGCCTCCTGCAGGATCTTCACGGCCTCGCTGTGATGCAGGCGCGGGAAGCCGCCCTCGGCCGCTTTCTGGAGCGGCTCCAGATTGCGTTCCAGCGTCTTGAGTTCCTGCTGGCAATGTTCGAGGACGCGGCGCACGACATGCACGACCATGTCCTCCTGCAGCTGGATGTTCTCAAGCCAATCCATGTAAGAAGCCTCTGCTTCCAACATCCAGAACTCGGTCAGATGGCGGCGGGTCTTCGACTTCTCCGAACGGAAAGCCGGACCGAAACAGTAAGTCTTTCCGAGCGCGGCCGAAGTGGCTTCGAGATACAGCTGGCCGGACTGCGACAGGTAGGCTTTGTCGTCGAAATATTTAACTTCGAAGAGATCGGTCGTGCCCTCGCAGGCGCTCGGCGTGAAGACCGGCGAATCGGTCAGGGTGAAACCGCGAAGTTTCATGAACTCGCGCAGGCCGAAAACAATCTCGTCGCGGACGCGCAGGATCGCCTCCTGGCGGGCCGAGCGGATCCAGAGATGCCGCAGGTCCATGAGGAAATCCACGCCGTGTTCTTTCTTGCCGATGGGATATTCCGGAGCCGCGCCGACGAGCACGACCTCCTTGGCTGCGAGTTCGACGCCGGAAGCCGAGCGCTTGTCCTCTTTGACCGTGCCACGGACGATGCAGGAAGCTTCGACCGTGAGCGCCTTGGCCGCCTCCCAGGTCTCAGGCGAAACATCGGCTTTGGAAACGACGGCCTGGATGCGGCCGGTGCCGTCGCGCAACTGCAAAAAAGCGATGGAACCGGAAGAGCGGCTGTTGAAATTCCAGCCGCGCAATTCAACCTCCTGACCCAGATGTTTCGGGGCGTCCTTGATCTCGATGATCATACTTTTTAAGCGATAATAAGCGGAAAATGGCGCCAAAAAATGCGCCTAAACACCGCTTCATGATGCCTTTTTCGGCTTAAAAAATCAAGCCGACGATAGGCTTGACCTGTGGCTAAGTGGAGTGACGGAGTCAGGGAGTGACGAAGAGACGGAGTCAACGAAAATTTAATCATCTCATCTCTCTCGCGAACACCACCCCCCTACGCCAACTGCCGCATGAAACGCAGCGCGCGGATGCCTTCTTCCAAATGTCCGACCAGCAAGGCCTCGATGAGTTCGCTAGTCGGCGAGGCGACCTCAGCCGGCACGTCTGCCTGCTGAAGCGAAGTCAAATGACTCCGGCGCATCAGACGCAGCGCCTCGATGACGCCGGACGACACGGTTTCTTTCGAATAGGGACGACAGGTGGAGCATTCGATGCCGCCACGAAGCGCGTTCAGAGCGTTGCCGGAAACCGACAATTTACCGCGGCAGCGGACGCAGGCGTCGAACTCCGGCGCGAACCCCAGGATATCCAGAAGCTTCAGCGCGGCGCCGTCATAGACCGGATGATGGCCGCCGCGGACGAACTCCGGCGCCGACCAGCGGTCCAAAGCCTCGAAAAAATCGACGAGCAGCTCGAAGATCCGTTCCTCGGGCAGCTCGCGTTTGGTCAGGGAATCCACGGTCAGCAAAAAACTCTGCGCCGTGATGGTCTTCGGGAGAGAATCCGGAAGACTGGAAAAACGCCGGGCCAGGCAGGCCCCGGCCAGACGGTCGATACGCCGGCCTTTCGCCACCATGATCTCGACGACGCCGAAGCTGCTGAGATGCGGCGACAGTTTGCTCTTGCCGCGACGCGTGCCCTGGGCCAGCACCGTGATCTTGCCATGGTTGGCAGTATAAATAGTGTAGGTCCGATCCGCGTCACGGACCGGCCGAGTCTTCAGAACAATGCCCTGATCGCGATAGGTCGGCATAGGACAGCGGCTAGCTCGGCCTCCGATCGAGCCAGGATTGCAAAATGACCGCGGCCGCGGCCGCATCCTTGTCGACGTCGCCAGCCTTGGCTCCGACCGAGCGGCGGGCACTTTCCACGATACCGCTCGAGAAACGCTCGTCCTCGGTCTCGACCGCGAGTCCCCCGCGCTCCGCGAGCGCCGCCGCGAAAACCGCGACCTGCCGCGCCCAGTCGCTCGCGGCGCCGGCGTCCTTAAGGCTGCGCGGCAAACCGATCACCGCCAGCGTCGCCCCCTCCCGGGCGGCGACCTTGGCCACGGCTAAAACATCCGCCTCCAAACTCTGGGCAGCGACCGTTTCGAGCGGCACGGCTACCGGCGCATCCGTATCAGCGAGCGCCAGGCCGATGCGTCTGGTGCCGTAATCGACTCCGATCAATCTCATAAAACTAAAATTCCAGACCGATCCCCTCTTGCGGCGTCAGTATCTCCAGGCCCTTGGCGGTCACGGCGACTGTGACCTCGAAATGAGCCGATGGCTGGCCATCCGCGGTCGCGATCGTCCAGCCGTCGCGCTTCACCCGGACCTCGTCGCGGCCGGCGTTCACCATGGGTTCGATCGCGATGACCATGCCGGGGACAAGACGGACCGGTTCCAGGCTTCGGTCGAAATAATTCGGAATCGGCGGCTCTTCGTGGACCGCGCGGCCGACGCCGTGACCGGTCAGGTCTTTGACCGTCGAATAACCCAGCCGCCGGACATGACGATCAATGGCTTTGCCGATGTCGCTCACCCAGGCTCCGGGACGAACCTGTTTGAGGCCGATGTTCAAAGACGCGCGCGTGGCTTCGAGCAGCTTCAATCGCTCCGGCGCGACCTCGCCGACCGCGACCGTGAGCGCCGTATCCGTGAAAAACCCGCGGTACTTGAGACCGACATCCAATTTCAGAAGATCGCCGCTCGCGACCGGCCGCGACGGCAAAGCCATGCCGTGGACGACCTCGTCGTTCAGCGAACTGCAGATGGCGGTCGGAAAAGCCGTCCGGCTGCCTTCGGGTCGGTACCCCTGGAAGGCTGGTTCACCGCCCGCCGCCCGCATCAATTTCTGCGCCAACGCTTCAAGCTCGCCAGTGGTGACGCCGGGCTTCGCCTCCGCCGCGAGGCGCGCCAAAATATCGGCCAGAATCCGGCCGCCGGCGCGAATGATCTCTATCTCTGGTCCGGTCTTCAGGTCGATCATAAGTTCACTCCCCAGTTTAGAACAAAAGGCGCGTTCGGCAAAGCAGGCAAAGACTCCCTCGGGCTGGAAGCCCGGGATTTTTGATATTCCAACCGCTTTCATTCGCCGTAGCCTATCCCCCTTCCCCCGCACTAGACAGTGCGGGGTGCGGGGGATTCGCGTCTTTTATTCAACCTCGGCTGACGCCGAGGCTTTCTGATAGTGGCGAAAATAAAAGGACGCCGATGTCGGCGTCCTGAGCGCTGCTGAACCTTCCGGTTCACTTCTTGAGAAGCCGGTCGACAAGAGCGTCGATCCAGGCCTGGTACTCCTCGAGAGTGCCCTGATTGTTGTAGAGGTTCTCCCACGGCACGAGCGCCAGGGTGCGGTCGACCTGCTGGCCGTGCAGCGGCTGGCCGATGCCGCGATCGTCATCGTCGAGCTTGGTGAAACCGGCCATGTCGACCGGATCGCCGGGACGCCGGCGGCTCAGAAGACGCGCGGCCCTGACGTGGGTCGGCGCGACTATGCCGATCATGACGAAACAGCCGCCAAGCAATTTCTGCAGGCCTTTGACCTCGTCGGGGTGGCGCATGCCGTTCACGATGATCCGGCGATGACCCTGAGACTTGAGCGTCGCGACGACGCGCTTGGCCCAATAAGCCATACCTTCGGGCTGCTCGCGGCCCCAGTTACCGATTTCGATCAGCTGATCGACGGTCGGTTTCTCGATGCCCCGGCGCTTGGCCTCCTCGCGGATCTCGTCGGAACAGCGGCGGGTCACGAAACCGTGCGCAGTCAGACGCTCGGACAACTCATCCTTGCCGGCCGCCTTGAGGCCGGTGAGTCCGATGACCAGATCGAAATCCTTTGAACGTGTTTGGCGCTTCTTCATGGCGACCTCCGTTAACGCAGACAAAGAACAAGTCTGCGCACTTTTTACACCAACGGCCGGACAACGTCAAAGCCGGACGCGATCAACTAGACTCCCAAAGCGGCGGCGATCGCGGCCTCGACCTCGGCGATCGGACGGGTGCCATCGATCCGCCTCACGAGACCGCGGGCCGAATAGAAATCAATGAGCGGCTGGGTGTCGTGATGATAAAGGCTCAGGCGCTGGCGGATGACCTCCGGGGTGTCGTCCGCGCGCTGGATGAGCGGGCTGCCGCAACGGTCGCATTTGTCCGGCGAACCCTTCGGTGGATTGAACTCGATATGATAATTGAGCTCGCAATCCTGATTCGAGCAGACCCGGCGGCCGGACAACCGTCGCACCGCTTCGTCGTCGGCGATATCAAGACTGATGACGTGGGTCACCTGGCGGTTGATCTTCGTCATAAGTTCGTCCAACGCCTCAGCCTGATCCTTCGTGCGCGGATAACCGTCCACGATGAAGCCGCCGACGGTATCTTCTTCCGTGAGGCGTTCGGCCATGACCTGATTGACCAGATCGGTCGGCACGAGTTCGCCGCGCTCGATGTAACCGGCCAGGTCGCGGCCCAGACCCGTGTTGCGTTCGATCTCGGCGCGGAACAGCTTGCCGAGAGAGATGGTCGGGATACCGAGTTTCTCGGACATCTTTTCGGACTGCGTGCCTTTGCCGGAGCCTTGCGGCCCGATCATGATGATATTGAACATAGTCTTCGGGTCAGGATGCTAAGAGCGTGATTAGATAACCGACGATGGAACCGAGAGCGATCGGCGGCAGGGCCGGCATCGGCCGGTGAGTACGCTGGGCCGCGAAGATCAGGCTCGTGGCCAGGAGTCCGGCGAGCGCCCCGATGGCGACCGGGACGGCGGCGGACGAACCACGGACCGCGAGCGACGCGACGAGCATGGCTGGCAGGACCATGTCGCCCGTGCCTAGGAAAAAGAAACCACCGTCAGCCGAGACCTCCTTCAGACGCTTGAAAAAACCTGCGCTGGTTGACGGTATAATGATGGCAAAAATAGCCCGCTGCCGCAACAGAGAAGCCGCCGCTTCGGCCAGATGCCGGGTCACGTAAACCGCGAACAGGTCATAGAACGACAGCCCGGCCAGGATCACGACCACGACCAGCGGCCGCATGGCTTCGCCCAGACCCAGGGCCAGACCGGCCATGCCGAAGACCAGGATCAGGTCGTAGGTCGCGACGCGGCTCACGGCGTAGTGCAGCAGGACCGCCGCCGCGACAGCGATGATCGCCGGTCCGGTCCCGAACGCCGTCTCGAACCAGGCGCCGACGCCGACGAACACGGCCAGGGTGAAAAGCAGGGTGAAGACCAGGGCTCCGCGCCTGGTCCGCGCCAGTATCACGAGGAGCGCGGTCGCGGCCGCGAAAGCCGTGATGAAACTCCAGATGGTCAGTTCCGGAGCGGCCGCCGCGGCAACGGTCCCTGGCTTGGCGAACGCGGCCAATCGGCCGACCAGAAGCACCAGCAGCAGGACCGATCCTAAAAGAAAGATCTCCAGTGCGGACGCAAAAACCAGCCGCGCCGCGCGAGCCGCGGCCGGAATCTCTTCCTGGCGCTCAGGCGCCGAAGATGGCGGCTTCGACATTTTGTCGATCGATCTCGGAGATGACATACGTCTGCTGTAATTTCATGAGCGCCAGATGCAACTCACGCGGATAGATCAAACCGGAGTGAGTGTCATGAAGACGGACCAGCAGCTGGCGGACAGCCTCGCGTTGATGCTGATCAAGACTGGAGATGCCGAAAGTCAGCTCCTTGATCTCTTCTTTGGCCAGCCGCACAGGCGTTGATCCTTCCATAGGTCTTAATTATACCAAAAAGGCGCGTTGGACGCGCCCTTTGGTCGATTATTTGGCTTGGTTGCGCTATTTACAGCGACTCGTAATCACGCATCGTCATCTGCGAATCAACCTGTTTGACGATCTCAATGACCACGGAAACGACGATGAGCAAGCTGGTGCCACCGACGACGAGCGACTGGGTGCCGGTCATATGCTGGACGATCAGCGGCAGGACGGCGATGGCCGCGAGGAAGAACGCGCCCGCCGGCATGATCCGGCTCACGGTCTTGCTGATATATTCAGCGGTCGGATTTCCAGGCCGGATGCCGGGAATGAACCCGCCCTGTTTCTGCAGATTCTCGGCCACGCGATCAGGATGGAAAACGACGGCGGTGTAGAAGTAGGTGAACACGAAGACCAGGAGGAAATAAAGGATGCCGTAGATCCACTTGTCCTGGAAGAACATGATGGTCTTCTGCGCGCCGGCCGCGAGCCAGGCCGTCTTGGCCTTCAGGAAGAACTGGGCGATCATCGGCGGGAACAGGATGATGGAGACCGCGAAGATGATCGGGATGACGCCGGCCATGTTGACGCGGAGCGGCAGGAACGTTTCGGCGCCGCCGAAGAGTTTGCCGCCGCGCATGCGCTTGGCGTAGACGACCGGAATGTTGCGCTGACCCTCAGTGATGAAGACCACGCCAGCGACCGTCAGCAGGCCGATGACCGCGAAAGCCGCCCAATTCAGGAGCTTCGACGGTTCATAGGTCAGGATGGCTTGCTGCACGGCGGTCGGCAGGCGGTCGACGATGTTGGCGAAGATCAGGATGGAAATGCCGTTGCCGATCTTGCGCTCGGAGATGAGCTCGCCGATCCACATGAGCCAGATCGTGCCGGCGGTCATCGCCAGGACGATCACGGCTTTCTGGACGACCGAGATATCGCCGACGATCCCCTGGCCGGAAGAGGTCAGGATGGAGAGCATGGCGTAGGCCTGCAAGAGCGCGAGCGGCACCGTGGCCAACCGGGTGTAATAATTGATGCGCTCCTGTCCGCCGGCGCCGTCTTTCTGGATCTCCTCCAGCCGCGGGATGATCATGGCGAGGAGCTGGAAGATGATGGACGAGGTGATGTACGGGCCGACGCCGAGCGCGACCACGGAGAAGTTCTGCATGCTGCCGCCGGAGAACAGGTCGAGCATGCCGAGCACCTGGTTCGACTGGAAGAAATCGCGCAGGTTGGCGGCATTGACGCCGGGAACCGGCACGTGGGTGGCGACGCGGTAAACGACGAGCATCAGCAGCACGAAAATGATGCTGTTGCGCAGGTCGGCGGCTTTCCAAATTTGTCGGATCTTATTCCACATAACTTCGGTATTAGCGTGCTTGGCATCCGACGCGGCTGGGGCGACAAGCGCCCCGGAACCGTACCGGCTAGAACACAGCTGTATTTTACCGGACTTCGCCGCGAGCGGCCACTATCTTCTCTTTGGCCGATTCGGAAACGCGGCAACCGGTCACGATCAGCCGCTTTTTAAGCTCACCAGCGCCCAGGATCTTGACGTTGACGGTGCCGACCTTGATGAGGCCGTTCTTGATCATGGTCTTCGGATTGACGATGCCGCCTTCCTTGAAAGCCTCGGCGATCTGCTCGAGATTGACGGCCACAGGCGGGGTCCGGAGAGCGCGAAAACCGCGCAGCTTCGGGGTCGCGAGGATCGTGCGCCGGAGGCCGAGGATGAGCAGTTTATTGCGGCCGCCGGTCCTGGCGCGCTGGCCCTTGGTGCCGCGGCCGGCCGTCGTACCCTTGCCGGAAGCATTGCCGCGGCCGACGCGCTTGTAGTGCTGTTTGGCGCCGTGCGCGGGCTTCAGGGTGCTAAGCGAAAGTGGAGACATAACTGGAGGGATTACTTCTGGGCGGCCTCGGTCTCGACAGCGGCCTTTTTCGGTTTGGCCGGGCTGAGCCGGAGCTGTTGCAAAGCCAACATCGTCGCCTTGGTATTATTGATCTTGTTGTTCGAGCCCAGGATCTTGGCCGAGGCGTTCGGCACGCCGGCGAGTTCCAGGACCACGCGGATCGCGCCGCCGGCCTTGATACCGGTTCCTTTCGGAGCCGGCATGAGCAGCACCGAAGCGGCGGCGAACTTCTGTTCGACGCGGTGCGGGATCGATCCCTGGACCATGGGCACGGTCAGCAGGCGCTTCTTGGCCTGAGTGACGGCCTTGGCGACGCTGCCGGCGACATCAGCGCCCTTGGCGATGCCGAAACCGACGCGGCCCTTGCGGTCGCCGATGATGACGCAGGCGCGGAACCGCATGCGCTTGCCGCCCTTGGTGACGCGGGTGACGCGCGAGAGTTCCAGGATGCGCTGATCGAACTCTTTCTGTTCATCCTGACCGCGGCGGAACGGACGACCGCCGCCGGGCGGACGACGTCCGCTGTCTTTGCGCGGACCTTTATCGGTGATGGGTTGGACGATGATCTTCTCCATAATGATATGCGTTCAAGGCGGCCTTAGAACTTCAGGCCGTTATCCCTGGCGCCGGCGGCCAAAGCGGCGATCCGACCGGTGAAGGCGAAACCATTGCGGTCAAAAACGACCTGGCTCAGTCCGGCTTTCACGGCTTTCTCGGCGACCAGTTTGCCGACCGCGTAAGCGACGGCGACCTTGGCTTGGCGGTCCGACTCGCCCTTGGCGAGCTTGGCAGCCTCTTTCTTGTCGACGACGGTATCATCGGCCGCGGCGAGGGTCTTACCGGCCGCATCATCGATCACCTGGGCGTAGATATGCTTGGCGCTGCGGAAAACCGACAGACGCGGTTTCGCGGCAGTGCCCTGGACCCGGGCGCGGACCCGCCGCTGGCGGCGCAGCCGGGATTGATTCTTTGATTGCACGCTGGCTTTCATAACTTCAATGGTTACGCCGCGGCTCCGGCCTTGGCAGCTTTGCCGGCCTTGCGGTGAATGACCTCATCGACGTACTTGATGCCCTTGCCCTTATACGGTTCCGGAGGCCAGACATGGCGGATCTGAGCGGCGATCTCCCCCACCTGCTGCAGGTCAATGCCGGAAACAGTGATGACATTCTTGTCCACGCCGACCTCGATGCCCGGCGGGATGGGAAAATCAACGTCGTGGGAGAAGCCGACCTCGAGCTTGAGCACTTTGCCCTGGACGCCGGCCTTGAAACCGACGCCGTTGATCTCGAGCTGGCGCTTGTAGCCGACCGTGACGCCGGTGACCATGTTGCCGATGAGCCTGCGGAACAGACCCCAAAGCGAGCGGTCTTTCACGTTCTCATGGTCCTTGACGTCGATCGTGAGCTCCGCGCCCTCGATGACGACTTCCACGTGCGGATGTAATTCGAGCTTCAGTTCGCCCTTGGGACCCTTGACGTTCACGACACGGCCATCGAGTTTGATCTCGACGCCCTTCGGGATGGCCAGGAGTTTTTTTCCGACTCGGGACATATGTTTCAGTGGTTAGCTAAGGCGGTCAAGATCAATAGATCTCGCACAGGATCTCGCCACCCAGCTTGCGCCGACGCGCTTCTTTGTTGGTCATGACGCCCTGCGAGGTCGAAACAATGGCGATGCCCTTGTCGGAGAGGACGCGCGGCAGGTCCTGGTAGCCGTTATAAACGCGGCGGCCCGGGGTCGAAACGCGCTTCAGGCTGCGGATGTAGGGCTGGCGGCCGTCGTACTTGAGCTCCAGACGGAGCTCCACGCCGGTGCCGCTGCCCTCTTTGCCGACCGTGGTCACATAGCCTTCTTCGGCCAGGATCTTGGCGACAGCGAGTTTCATCTTGGAATACGGGATCCTGACCTCCGGTTTTCTGACCTGAGAGGCGTTGCGGATCCGCGTAAGCATGTCTGAGATTGGATCGGTCATCATAATGATGTGGTTTGCATAAACTATCGTGTCGCTGATCCCTGGTCCGGCGCCCGGCCTTGACCACTGTGGTGTCGGCGCCGAGCTTGCGACCAGCGAAACGCAGCTGTATTTACCATGACGACTTCCGGATACCCGGGATCTCGCCCCGGTTGGCTAATTCGCGGAAACAGATGCGGCACAGTTTGAAGTCGCGGATCAGGCCGCGATTGCGGCCGCAGCGCCAGCACCGGCGGACGATGCGCGAGGAAAATTTCGGTTTCTTGGCTGATTTGGCGATTTGACCTTGGGTAGCCATAGTTCCTGATTATTTAACGTCCTCCCTGAACGGGAAGCCGGCGGCGCGGAGCAGTTCCAAGCCGCGAGCCTTGGTGCGAGCCGTGGTGACGATGGTCATCTCCAGGCCGTGCACGAGATCGGTATCCTCCGGGCGGATCTCCGGGAACGAGACGAACTCTTTCATGCCGATGGAGAAATTGCCGTGGGCGTCGATCGACTTGGGCGACACGCCGCGGAAATCGCGGACGCGCGGCAGGGTGGAATTGATCAGCTTGTCGATGAAATCGAACATCCGGCGGCCGCGCAGCGTGACCATCATGCCGACGACCATGCCCTGGCGGATCTTGAAGTTCGAGATGGATTTCTTGGCCAGCGTCTTGACCGGCTTCTGGCCGCTGATCCTGGTCAGCGTCCGCTCGGCCGCCTCGACGTACTTGGGATCCTTGAGACCCTGCTTCAAGCCGACGTTCAGGACGACCTTAACGAACCGCGGCACGGCCATGACGTTCTTCACGCCCAATTTGGCCTTGAGCTGCGGCGCGATCTCTTTCTCGAACAGGATTTGGAACCGTGTTTTGGCGTTCATAATCTTGCGCTATTCAATGGCTTCCTTGCACTTGCGGCAGATGCGGACCTTGCGTTCCTTGCCGTCCGGCTGCGCCAGCATCTTGACGCCGAGCCGGGTCGGCTGGGCGCACTTCGGACAGATTGCCATGACGTTCGCGGCCGCGAGCGGCGCGGCGAACTCGACTTTCTGGCCCGGCTGTCCCTGCTGGCGGGTCTTCAGATACTTGACCATGACATTCACGCCCTCGACCACGACCTTGCCGAGCTTCGGGAAGACCTGAATGACCTTGCCGCTCTTACCCTTGTCCTTGCCGACGGCCACTTTGACGTTGTCGCCTTTCTTGATGTTCATAAGGTTGCGGCTTAGACGACCTCGGGGGCCAAAGAAATGATCTTGGCGAAACCCAGGGTGCGCAGCTCGCGGGCCACGGGTCCGAAGATGCGGGTGCCTTTGGGCTCCTTGGATTTCTCATCGATGATGACGGCGGCGTTGTCGTCGAAACGGACGTAAGTGCCGTCCTTGCGGCGAGTCTCCTTGCGGATGCGGACGATGACCGCGTGGACGACCTGGCTTTTCGCGACCGTGCTGTGCGGCACGGCCAGCTTGACGACGGCGGTGACGATATCGCCCAAGCCGGCATGGCGATGCTGATAGCCGCCATGCAGCCGGATGACCTGCAGTTTCTTGGCGCCGGTGTTGTCGGCGACGCCGATCATTGAACGATGCTGCAACATACCTTTACTTGGTCACCTTTCCGACGACCCGCCAGCGCTTGTCTTTCGACAGCGGCCGCGTCTCGACGAAACGGACGACGTCCCCGACCTTGTACTCCCCCTTCTCGTCATGGACCTTGTACTTCCGGGACTGCCGGTATTGTTTGTTATATTTCGGGTGGGTCTTCTGGCGATCGATCCGGACCACGATGGTCTTGGCCATCTTGTCCGAGACGACCAACCCCTCGAAAACCCGCTGCGTCTTGTTCTTGGCTTCCATATGAAGAAAAAACTACGGGGTTCAACCGCGGGCGGCCGGCTTGGTTCCGGCGGCCTGGGATTTTCTTAGGGTCAGGATCCTGGCGACGGTCTTCTTGATCTCGCGGATCTCGCGGACGTCGGCCATTTTCTTGGCCGCCACCTTGAAGCGAAACTCGCGGATCTTGTTCCGGGAATCCCGGAGCAGCCGGTCCAGCTCGGCGTCGGATTTTTCGCGCAATTCCTTGATGTCCATAAATCCTTGCTGGTTAAGCGGCTAATTCTTGACGAGAAACTTGGATTTCATCGGCAGCTTGTAGCCGGCGAGCTCCATCGCTTCGCGAGCCGCTTCCTCGGTCACGCCATCCATCTCGAAGAGCACGGTGCCGGGGCGGATGACGGCCACATAGTGGTCGACGGCGCCCTTGCCGCCGCCCATGGTCGACTCGTTGCCATGGTTCGTGATCGGCTTGTCCGGGAAAATGCGGATCCAGATCTTGCCGCCGCGCTTGATGAAGCGGGT
This is a stretch of genomic DNA from Patescibacteria group bacterium. It encodes these proteins:
- the secY gene encoding preprotein translocase subunit SecY, which gives rise to MWNKIRQIWKAADLRNSIIFVLLMLVVYRVATHVPVPGVNAANLRDFFQSNQVLGMLDLFSGGSMQNFSVVALGVGPYITSSIIFQLLAMIIPRLEEIQKDGAGGQERINYYTRLATVPLALLQAYAMLSILTSSGQGIVGDISVVQKAVIVLAMTAGTIWLMWIGELISERKIGNGISILIFANIVDRLPTAVQQAILTYEPSKLLNWAAFAVIGLLTVAGVVFITEGQRNIPVVYAKRMRGGKLFGGAETFLPLRVNMAGVIPIIFAVSIILFPPMIAQFFLKAKTAWLAAGAQKTIMFFQDKWIYGILYFLLVFVFTYFYTAVVFHPDRVAENLQKQGGFIPGIRPGNPTAEYISKTVSRIMPAGAFFLAAIAVLPLIVQHMTGTQSLVVGGTSLLIVVSVVIEIVKQVDSQMTMRDYESL
- the rplO gene encoding 50S ribosomal protein L15; protein product: MSPLSLSTLKPAHGAKQHYKRVGRGNASGKGTTAGRGTKGQRARTGGRNKLLILGLRRTILATPKLRGFRALRTPPVAVNLEQIAEAFKEGGIVNPKTMIKNGLIKVGTVNVKILGAGELKKRLIVTGCRVSESAKEKIVAARGEVR
- the rpsE gene encoding 30S ribosomal protein S5, which produces MEKIIVQPITDKGPRKDSGRRPPGGGRPFRRGQDEQKEFDQRILELSRVTRVTKGGKRMRFRACVIIGDRKGRVGFGIAKGADVAGSVAKAVTQAKKRLLTVPMVQGSIPHRVEQKFAAASVLLMPAPKGTGIKAGGAIRVVLELAGVPNASAKILGSNNKINNTKATMLALQQLRLSPAKPKKAAVETEAAQK
- the rplR gene encoding 50S ribosomal protein L18, which gives rise to MKASVQSKNQSRLRRQRRVRARVQGTAAKPRLSVFRSAKHIYAQVIDDAAGKTLAAADDTVVDKKEAAKLAKGESDRQAKVAVAYAVGKLVAEKAVKAGLSQVVFDRNGFAFTGRIAALAAGARDNGLKF
- the rplF gene encoding 50S ribosomal protein L6 gives rise to the protein MSRVGKKLLAIPKGVEIKLDGRVVNVKGPKGELKLELHPHVEVVIEGAELTIDVKDHENVKDRSLWGLFRRLIGNMVTGVTVGYKRQLEINGVGFKAGVQGKVLKLEVGFSHDVDFPIPPGIEVGVDKNVITVSGIDLQQVGEIAAQIRHVWPPEPYKGKGIKYVDEVIHRKAGKAAKAGAAA
- the rpsH gene encoding 30S ribosomal protein S8; the encoded protein is MMTDPISDMLTRIRNASQVRKPEVRIPYSKMKLAVAKILAEEGYVTTVGKEGSGTGVELRLELKYDGRQPYIRSLKRVSTPGRRVYNGYQDLPRVLSDKGIAIVSTSQGVMTNKEARRRKLGGEILCEIY
- a CDS encoding type Z 30S ribosomal protein S14 encodes the protein MATQGQIAKSAKKPKFSSRIVRRCWRCGRNRGLIRDFKLCRICFRELANRGEIPGIRKSSW
- the rplE gene encoding 50S ribosomal protein L5, with product MNAKTRFQILFEKEIAPQLKAKLGVKNVMAVPRFVKVVLNVGLKQGLKDPKYVEAAERTLTRISGQKPVKTLAKKSISNFKIRQGMVVGMMVTLRGRRMFDFIDKLINSTLPRVRDFRGVSPKSIDAHGNFSIGMKEFVSFPEIRPEDTDLVHGLEMTIVTTARTKARGLELLRAAGFPFREDVK
- the rplX gene encoding 50S ribosomal protein L24 — protein: MNIKKGDNVKVAVGKDKGKSGKVIQVFPKLGKVVVEGVNVMVKYLKTRQQGQPGQKVEFAAPLAAANVMAICPKCAQPTRLGVKMLAQPDGKERKVRICRKCKEAIE
- the rplN gene encoding 50S ribosomal protein L14, which gives rise to MLQHRSMIGVADNTGAKKLQVIRLHGGYQHRHAGLGDIVTAVVKLAVPHSTVAKSQVVHAVIVRIRKETRRKDGTYVRFDDNAAVIIDEKSKEPKGTRIFGPVARELRTLGFAKIISLAPEVV
- the rpsQ gene encoding 30S ribosomal protein S17, with product MEAKNKTQRVFEGLVVSDKMAKTIVVRIDRQKTHPKYNKQYRQSRKYKVHDEKGEYKVGDVVRFVETRPLSKDKRWRVVGKVTK
- the rpmC gene encoding 50S ribosomal protein L29, with protein sequence MDIKELREKSDAELDRLLRDSRNKIREFRFKVAAKKMADVREIREIKKTVARILTLRKSQAAGTKPAARG